The Corynebacterium jeddahense genome has a window encoding:
- a CDS encoding YhgE/Pip domain-containing protein gives MRTVFSIAYNDLRRLYTNVMAGIVMVGLVAIPCLFAWFNVLATWDPFGNTEHLKVAVANTDRGHTSDLTPLTVNVGDMVLSQLYRDDSMDWVITDADDAIEGAKSGEYYAAIVLPPTLSDDMFTFYAGDAEPSRIDLYVNEKKNPISPLLISNGTQGVSAQISASFTRALSEVSFGLIETTSDYFNEAETKQALDSIETRTASARDLLLSSASTVDALASLTESSVPLVDSAARISGALGDSLGQVHPVDLGVTGAGLGGGGAALAAALGATSVSFAAVSDRVDQLLADSSATSQATAASLTDIAARIDVQVKQYTALRYTINGQVAPALPPDAQPGVRAVVGHLNDAIARQTAVRDGLNDAAAHLTAGQGGRDGKNADRQEIEDSIARAREAMDSAKNSYDTGIRPRLEALSGSLDNVRANVDKARSDMDGVSSALANRPGSLRDTLAASGADLRDTAESLRANAARMQEAQRSIAQARSSGDLTKLADLVSSHPEVLADALVDPVKVERKEVFPRVSFGAGMAPLYTVLALWVGALLTSVALRMDDRSIEQNVVDPGRVTAGQKYFGRYLTFVTTGLAQSTLLMAGLIIYVGIEPAHPFLLFVAGWVSSLVFHLICYTLVLSLSNAGKAVGVLILVLQVSAAGGAYPLQLLPGWAQAISPWLPATYSIRAMRAAVFGTYGWDFWRALGSLVLFVLPFLFLGLWLRHRLHHAIGRMDEAVAQTKVMMT, from the coding sequence GTGAGAACCGTCTTCTCCATCGCCTACAACGACCTGCGGCGGCTCTACACCAACGTCATGGCGGGCATCGTCATGGTCGGCCTCGTAGCCATCCCCTGCCTCTTCGCCTGGTTCAACGTGCTGGCCACGTGGGACCCATTCGGCAACACCGAGCACCTCAAGGTGGCGGTGGCCAACACCGACCGCGGCCACACGAGCGACCTCACCCCGCTGACCGTCAACGTCGGCGACATGGTGCTCTCCCAGCTCTACCGCGACGACTCGATGGACTGGGTCATCACCGACGCCGACGACGCCATCGAGGGCGCGAAATCCGGCGAGTACTACGCCGCCATCGTCCTGCCTCCCACGCTGAGCGACGACATGTTCACCTTCTACGCCGGCGACGCCGAACCCAGCCGCATCGACCTTTACGTCAACGAGAAGAAGAACCCAATCTCCCCGCTGCTCATCTCCAACGGCACGCAGGGCGTCAGCGCCCAGATCAGCGCGTCGTTCACCAGGGCCCTCTCCGAGGTGTCATTCGGGTTGATCGAGACGACCTCGGACTACTTCAACGAGGCGGAGACCAAGCAGGCGCTCGACTCCATCGAGACGCGCACCGCCAGCGCCCGCGACCTGCTGCTCTCCAGCGCCAGCACCGTCGACGCGCTCGCCTCGCTCACAGAGTCGAGCGTGCCGCTCGTCGACAGCGCCGCGCGGATCTCCGGGGCGCTGGGCGACTCTCTCGGGCAGGTCCACCCCGTCGACCTCGGGGTCACCGGGGCGGGCCTCGGCGGAGGCGGTGCGGCGCTTGCGGCGGCGCTGGGGGCGACCTCGGTAAGCTTCGCCGCCGTGAGCGACCGTGTCGACCAGCTGCTGGCGGACTCCTCCGCCACCTCCCAGGCCACCGCCGCGAGCCTGACGGACATCGCCGCGCGCATCGATGTCCAGGTGAAGCAGTACACGGCCCTGCGCTACACCATCAACGGCCAAGTCGCCCCGGCGCTTCCCCCCGACGCCCAGCCGGGGGTGCGCGCGGTGGTCGGCCACCTCAACGACGCCATCGCCCGCCAGACGGCCGTGCGCGACGGACTCAACGACGCCGCCGCGCACCTCACCGCCGGGCAGGGCGGCCGGGACGGGAAGAACGCGGACCGGCAGGAGATCGAGGACTCGATCGCCCGGGCCCGCGAGGCGATGGACTCGGCCAAGAATTCCTACGACACCGGGATCCGCCCGCGCCTCGAGGCGCTGTCGGGCTCGCTGGACAACGTCCGCGCGAACGTCGACAAGGCCCGCTCGGACATGGACGGCGTCTCCTCTGCCCTGGCCAACCGGCCCGGCTCGCTGCGCGACACCCTCGCAGCCTCCGGTGCGGACCTGCGCGACACGGCGGAATCCCTGCGCGCCAACGCGGCGAGGATGCAGGAGGCGCAGCGGTCGATCGCGCAGGCGCGCTCGAGCGGGGACCTGACGAAGCTGGCCGACCTCGTCTCCAGCCACCCGGAAGTGCTCGCCGACGCCCTCGTCGACCCAGTCAAGGTGGAGCGCAAGGAGGTCTTCCCCCGCGTCAGCTTCGGCGCCGGCATGGCCCCGCTCTACACGGTGCTCGCCCTGTGGGTGGGCGCCCTGTTGACGTCGGTGGCCCTGCGCATGGACGACCGCTCCATCGAACAGAACGTGGTCGATCCCGGCCGCGTCACCGCGGGCCAGAAGTACTTTGGCCGCTACCTGACGTTCGTGACAACCGGCCTGGCCCAATCCACGCTCCTCATGGCGGGGCTCATCATCTACGTGGGCATCGAGCCCGCGCACCCCTTCCTCCTCTTCGTGGCGGGGTGGGTCTCGAGCCTGGTCTTCCACCTGATCTGCTACACGCTGGTGCTCTCCCTGAGCAACGCCGGCAAGGCCGTGGGCGTGCTCATCCTGGTGCTCCAAGTCTCGGCGGCGGGCGGCGCCTACCCGCTGCAGCTGCTGCCGGGCTGGGCGCAGGCGATCAGCCCCTGGCTGCCCGCGACCTACTCGATCCGCGCTATGCGCGCCGCGGTCTTCGGCACCTACGGCTGGGACTTCTGGCGAGCCCTCGGCAGCCTCGTCCTCTTCGTGCTGCCTTTCCTCTTCCTCGGCCTCTGGCTGCGCCACCGGCTGCACCACGCGATCGGCCGCATGGACGAGGCGGTCGCCCAGACCAAGGTGATGATGACGTAG
- a CDS encoding alkaline phosphatase D family protein, giving the protein MQLTFLRKPVTWLKVSPMSSNRHVNSGVNSNVNPSANHRLNRRVFLQSAAAAVAATAIGAGGAYAARRGTVSTPEDPTPADQWALPFLHGVASGDPLPDRVVLWTRVTPSRDALPGSGLGEDVELEWQIDTSENFSNPRTGTITATAASDHTVHVDPDGLAAGTEYFYRFIVKKGQFSGSTSPVGRTLTAPAADTELDHLNLAIASCANWESGFFSAYGDMAKRARAGEIDHVVFLGDYIYEYPTGEYAGKSGVARMHHPEWEITTLEDYRQRYGRYRTDLNLQAAHAACPWIVVWDDHETANNSWMEGAENHTDGRVEGEWPERLAAAVQAYFEWLPVRAQTEEQVLYRSFTFGKLAQLTMMDLRSFRDEETTGDRFGEDSRTMLGEAQFKWVAEQLQQSDARWDVLGNSVMISPMRFVTIQNNKKANIATGYMQERATGIAVNSDQWDGYAAERDRLLTMLDEQESNALFLTGDIHSEWANSIVSPSGFGEIGCEMVTTSISAPNVDEILTTTFGAYHKEDNSTSLLVEKTIRDYNPWVSHIDFDAHGYGIASIHYDYVDMLYYRVSDVEDPDATVALGTKRQWRIGEGFVEA; this is encoded by the coding sequence ATGCAGCTGACCTTCTTGCGCAAGCCTGTGACCTGGTTGAAAGTGAGCCCCATGAGCTCAAACCGCCATGTGAATTCCGGTGTGAATTCTAATGTGAATCCCAGCGCCAATCACCGTCTGAACCGTCGCGTGTTCCTGCAGTCCGCCGCCGCAGCTGTCGCGGCTACGGCGATTGGCGCAGGTGGTGCGTACGCCGCCCGTCGCGGAACTGTGTCTACGCCGGAGGATCCCACGCCGGCTGATCAGTGGGCTCTGCCCTTCCTGCACGGTGTGGCTTCCGGTGATCCGCTGCCGGACCGTGTGGTGCTGTGGACGCGCGTCACCCCATCACGCGACGCGTTGCCCGGATCGGGACTGGGCGAAGATGTCGAGTTGGAATGGCAGATCGATACCTCCGAAAACTTCTCGAACCCCCGTACTGGCACCATCACGGCTACGGCAGCATCCGATCACACTGTTCACGTCGACCCGGATGGCCTCGCTGCAGGGACTGAGTATTTCTACCGCTTCATCGTGAAGAAAGGGCAGTTTTCCGGATCGACCTCTCCCGTTGGCCGCACGTTGACCGCGCCTGCTGCCGATACAGAACTCGACCACCTCAACCTCGCGATCGCCTCATGTGCGAACTGGGAATCCGGGTTCTTTAGCGCCTACGGTGATATGGCGAAGCGCGCCCGCGCTGGCGAGATCGATCATGTCGTATTCCTGGGCGATTACATCTACGAGTATCCGACCGGTGAGTACGCCGGCAAGAGCGGTGTTGCTCGTATGCACCACCCCGAGTGGGAGATCACCACACTTGAGGATTACCGCCAGCGCTACGGCCGTTACCGCACGGACTTGAACCTGCAGGCCGCGCACGCGGCATGCCCGTGGATCGTGGTGTGGGACGATCACGAGACCGCGAACAACAGCTGGATGGAAGGCGCCGAGAACCACACCGACGGCCGCGTCGAGGGCGAGTGGCCCGAACGTCTCGCGGCGGCGGTCCAGGCGTACTTCGAGTGGTTGCCTGTGCGGGCGCAAACCGAGGAGCAGGTCCTTTACCGCAGCTTCACGTTCGGAAAACTGGCGCAGCTGACGATGATGGATCTGCGCTCCTTCCGCGACGAGGAAACGACGGGCGACCGCTTCGGCGAGGACAGCCGCACGATGCTGGGCGAAGCTCAGTTCAAGTGGGTGGCGGAGCAGCTGCAGCAGTCGGACGCGCGCTGGGACGTGCTGGGCAACTCGGTGATGATTTCGCCGATGCGTTTCGTCACCATCCAGAACAACAAGAAGGCGAACATCGCGACCGGGTACATGCAGGAGCGCGCGACGGGCATCGCGGTGAACTCGGACCAGTGGGACGGCTACGCCGCGGAACGCGACCGCCTGCTGACCATGTTGGACGAGCAGGAGTCCAACGCGCTGTTTCTCACCGGCGATATCCACTCGGAGTGGGCGAACTCGATCGTCTCGCCATCCGGCTTCGGCGAGATCGGCTGCGAGATGGTGACCACCTCGATCTCGGCTCCGAATGTTGATGAGATCTTGACCACCACGTTTGGTGCGTACCACAAGGAGGACAACTCCACCTCATTGCTGGTGGAGAAGACCATCCGGGACTACAACCCGTGGGTGAGCCACATCGACTTCGACGCGCACGGCTACGGCATCGCCAGCATCCACTACGACTACGTGGACATGCTGTACTACCGCGTCTCCGACGTGGAGGACCCGGACGCAACCGTCGCGCTGGGCACGAAGCGCCAGTGGCGCATCGGCGAGGGGTTCGTCGAAGCATAA